In Euwallacea fornicatus isolate EFF26 chromosome 26, ASM4011564v1, whole genome shotgun sequence, one DNA window encodes the following:
- the LanB1 gene encoding laminin subunit beta-1 isoform X2 → MMSRLWTFLIYFVFSSVFLDAQYLNKRQERIRYYPVKGYEPKHHPCEQSSCYPATGNLLIGRESQLYSSSTCGLHGQERYCIVSHLDEERKKCFWCDSRPSIKPNPQYNHNISNIVYRMYPGTRTKSWWQSENGKEKVFIQLDLEAEFHFTHLIITFKTFRPAAMLIERSYDFKQTWQVYRYFAHNCTESFPNVKQDHPGNLTDVVCESRYSGLAPATDGEVIYRVLPPTMPVDNPYSEQVQNLLKMTNLRINFTKLHTLGDDLLDQREEIQEKYYYAISDMVVRGSCSCYGHANRCLPLKGIDPKPDMVHGRCECTHNTKGRNCEKCEDFFNDLPWRPAIGKQSNACKRCNCNNHATSCHFDAALFESKGQVSGGVCDGCQHNTMGSNCEQCKPFYYKDPERSIQDPEVCKSCDCDPSGSLDEGICDSITDLVNNLVAGSCHCKTNVEGRRCDQCKNGFWNFTDENPDGCQSCTCNTLGTVDNQGCNVYTGECTCKRYVTGRDCFQCLPQYWGLSDKQDGCLPCDCDGGGSYDNFCDVITGQCRCRDHMTGRTCDAPKQQYFTASLDFLLYEAEASNTSGQVVIRAPYKDGRENTWTGTGLVKVYGGNYMEVYVNEIKTSMLYDLIIRYEPTSTEGIEDIEVTIIRPDGIGPNGPCVDTNVEDDKRHSSLPATQRQQTVYPSICLEANKSYVIRIDFSTSYNYPTSRPTASVLIDSIWLKPRIESIPFFHGTAGTARLDEFKRYNCGQPSMFERGANVPEVCKKYHSSIGAIVFDGGNACDCDPTGSTSKICVPQGGYCPCKENVIGRRCDQCAPETYDFGPEGCKACDCNSIGALDNVCNVTTGQCKCKANTYGRECNQCRVGFWNFPNCERCECNGHADTCDSRTGRCINCRDNIMGEHCESCIEGFYGNPVIGQDIHCRPCPCPGLAGSNHSFANSCYLEAQIKDVVCICQQGYAGTRCQICADNYFGNPDEPGGSCSPCECSDKIDLSQPGNCDPRTGKCLRCLGDTTGDHCEVCRDGFFRYTDNSPCQACLCNPLGTNFTAGACNPNGGQCQCHPNVSGTHCDECEPDHWKIASGKGCEACDCDESGSLNAQCNLFDGQCECKPGFGGRRCNECMPTFWGDPKVECLRCECNAMGAKNDQCNMNTGACNCRTGVGGYKCERCERGYIGTVPDCFTCGECFDNWDLTLQKSKNETLDIINRAGDIKKVGATGAYAKEFDDMKAHLDEIEHLLNNTNEVDVDEIEDGLKVLRKQINETENEKLKLLDNSLADIKQTILLTDRKVNGFNESIAELRRRTKELEDNGTKLQEANVQGALTLINEAKNKADRAAHKAEHSKLDVDYAENQCRATDTFINQTMEAYLRQSQDNENQLQNIRQKLQSLNSQIPHLNDLVCDGAGDPCNDICGGASCNSCGNSISCEEGAKQLAEAAINLAKKTETSLKEKETDANDLIRNVSQINTNETRRTAQETYDAINNILLESNSSLNKVAVVMKDMRDFMGQNNTKPEDVKELAEEVLKKDVHKSEDEVRELANNIRNALLKLKNTDHIIAETKNDLDKVNRLKENAEYAKSNAIKLLTDAEAVNKSLTETQKAQTEAEKAIEKAFEDYEATLKVLNDIGNKTNKSEGNAIKRKLDDLKNNITALQKNITDNENSANRTIEESVNTLKKAEKTKSDSEQLQNKYSSAKGRLNATLNKVDKTNERAKNLSKKAFDMVAKVKENKTKIQELEESNQDADLQGLEMQLNDLIKQMNNYTAELERMVHHYKTC, encoded by the exons ATGATGTCTCGGCTCTGGACGTTCCTGATTTATTTCGTGTTTTCCT CTGTATTCTTAGATGCACAGTACCTAAACAAGAGGCAGGAACGAATTAGATATTACCCTGTCAAAG GTTATGAGCCAAAGCACCATCCATGTGAGCAAAGCTCATGTTATCCCGCCACTGGCAATTTGCTCATCGGCAGAGAAAGCCAGCTCTATTCTTCTTCAACTTGCGGGCTCCATGGGCAGGAGCGTTACTGCATCGTCTCTCATTTGGACGAGGAGAGGAAAAAGTGTTTCTGGTGCGACTCCAGACCTTCGATCAAACCGAATCCGCAATATAATCACAATATCAGTAACATTGTCTACAGGATGTATCCTGG AACACGAACGAAATCTTGGTGGCAATCAGAAAATGGCAAAGAAAAGGTTTTCATCCAGCTGGATTTAGAAGCGGAATTCCACTTCACTCATTTGATCATCACCTTCAAGACCTTCAGGCCCGCCGCCATGTTAATCGAACGTTCTTATGACTTCAAACAAACTTGGCAG GTTTATCGCTACTTCGCTCACAATTGCACCGAAAGCTTTCCGAATGTCAAACAAGACCATCCAGGAAATTTGACAGATGTGGTTTGTGAATCCAGATACTCTGGACTAGCTCCCGCGACTGATGGCGAAGTCATATATAGGGTCCTGCCACCCACTATGCCTGTTGATAATCCCTACTCTGAGCAAGTCCAGAACTTGCTGAAGATGACTAATCTGAGGATCAACTTTACGAAACTGCATACACTAGGAGACGATTTGCTGGATCAAAGAGAGGAAATTCAG gaaaaatattactacGCTATCTCTGACATGGTAGTCAGAGGGTCTTGCTCCTGCTATGGCCACGCCAACCGATGTCTACCCCTGAAAGGCATCGATCCGAAACCCGACATGGTTCATGGCCGTTGCGAATGCACGCACAACACCAAAGGCAGAAACTGCGAAAAGTGCGAAGATTTCTTTAATGATTTGCCATGGAGACCTGCCATCGGGAAGCAGTCCAATGCCTGTAAAAGATGCAACTGCAACAATCATGCCACCAGCTGCCATTTCGACGCAGCTTTATTCGAATCAAAGGGCCAAGTTAGCGGAGGGGTCTGCGATGGGTGCCAACACAATACCATGGGTTCTAATTGTGAACAATGCAAGCCCTTTTATTATAAAGATCCCGAGAGGAGTATTCAAGATCCGGAAGTGTGTAAAT CTTGTGACTGTGATCCTAGCGGTTCTTTGGATGAGGGTATCTGCGACTCCATCACAGACTTGGTGAACAACCTTGTTGCGGGAAGTTGTCATTGCAAAACGAACGTGGAAGGACGTCGCTGCGACCAGTGCAAGAACGGCTTCTGGAATTTCACGGATGAGAATCCTGACGGGTGCCAGTCATGTACCTGTAACACCTTGGGTACCGTCGACAACCAAGGGTGCAACGTTTACACCGGCGAATGCACTTGCAAACGATACGTTACTGGTAGAGATTGCTTCCAGTGTTTACCTCAATACTGGGGCTTGTCTGACAAGCAAGACGGATGTCTCCCCTGTGACTGCGATGGCGGAGGTTCGTATGACAATTTCTGCGATGTTATCACCGGTCAGTGCAGATGCAGAGATCACATGACTGGGAGAACGTGTGATGCTCCGAAGCAGCAGTATTTTACCGCGAGCTTGGACTTTTTGCTGTATGAAGCGGAAGCCAGCAATACCAGCGGACAGGTTGTCATTCGTGCACCTTACAAAGATGGCAGGGAAAATACGTGGACAGGAACGGGATTGGTTAAAGTTTACGGAGGGAACTACATGGAAGTTTACGTGAACGAAATCAAGACTTCTATGCTCTATGACTTGATAATCCGATACGAGCCGACATCAACTGAAGGTATTGAAGATATAGAAGTGACAATCATTAGACCTGATGGAATTGGCCCCAACGGCCCTTGCGTCGATACCAACGTAGAAGATGATAAGAGACACTCCAGCTTACCAGCAACTCAAAGACAACAAACAGTTTATCCTTCGATATGTCTGGAAGCTAACAAATCCTACGTCATTCGTATAGATTTCAGCACCAGCTACAATTATCCGACATCTCGGCCCACTGCCTCGGTTTTAATCGACTCCATTTGGCTGAAACCCAGAATAGAAAGCATACCGTTCTTCCATGGTACCGCAGGAACCGCTCGGCTCGATGAATTTAAACGGTACAATTGTGGCCAgccttcgatgtttgaaaggGGGGCTAATGTACCAGAAGTTTGCAAAAAATACCACAGCAGCATCGGGGCGATAGTGTTCGACGGGGGGAACGCTTGCGATTGCGACCCCACCGGATCTACAAGTAAAATTTGCGTTCCTCAAGGAGGTTACTGTCCGTGCAAGGAAAATGTTATTGGTAGAAGATGCGATCAATGCGCCCCCGAAACATACGATTTTGGTCCGGAAGGCTGTAAGGCTTGCGATTGCAACAGCATCGGAGCTTTAGATAACGTCTGTAACGTCACTACCGGTCAGTGCAAATGTAAGGCTAACACTTACGGAAGAGAGTGCAATCAGTGTAGAGTCGGCTTTTGGAA CTTCCCTAACTGTGAGAGATGCGAGTGCAACGGGCACGCAGACACCTGCGATTCTAGAACAGGACGATGCATCAACTGCAGAGATAACATCATGGGGGAGCACTGCGAATCTTGTATTGAAGGATTTTACGGTAACCCGGTGATCGGACAGGACATCCATTGCAGACCGTGTCCGTGTCCGGGACTAGCAGGATCAAATCATTCCTTTGCAAATAGTTGCTACTTAGAAGCTCAAATTAAAGATGTCGTTTGCATTTGCCAACAGGGTTATGCAG GAACGAGATGTCAAATATGCGCCGACAATTATTTTGGGAATCCCGATGAACCTGGGGGTTCCTGCAGCCCTTGCGAGTGCAGTGACAAGATTGACCTTTCGCAGCCAGGGAATTGTGACCCGCGTACTGGCAAATGCCTTAGGTGTCTGGGCGACACAACGGGGGATCATTGTGAAGTTTGTAGAGACGGATTCTTTAGATATACCGACAACTCCCCTTGTCAAG CGTGCCTATGCAATCCACTGGGAACCAACTTCACAGCTGGGGCCTGCAACCCCAATGGAGGACAATGCCAGTGCCATCCAAACGTTTCCGGAACACATTGCGATGAATGCGAACCCGATCATTGGAAGATTGCTAGTGGAAAAGGATGCGAGGCATGCGATTGCGATGAATCCGGCTCCTTGAACGCTCAGTGCAATTTG TTCGATGGCCAATGCGAGTGCAAACCTGGATTTGGAGGTAGACGATGCAATGAGTGTATGCCGACTTTCTGGGGAGATCCAAAGGTGGAGTGTTTAC gGTGCGAATGCAATGCAATGGGGGCTAAAAATGATCAGTGCAATATGAACACTGGCGCTTGCAATTGCCGGACAGGAGTTGGGGGATACAAATGCGAACGGTGCGAAAGGGGGTACATTGGCACTGTGCCTGATTGTTTCACTTGCGGAGAATGTTTCGATAATTGGGATTTAACGTTGCAGAAAAGCAAAA atgAAACTCTGGATATAATAAATCGTGCGGGCGACATTAAAAAGGTGGGAGCCACGGGTGCATACGCCAAAGAATTCGATGACATGAAAGCGCATCTGGACGAAATCGAGCATCTTTTGAACAACACCAACGAAGTAGATGTGGATGAAATAGAAGACGGGCTCAAAGTTTTGCGGAAACAAATAAACGAAACAGAGAATGAAAAGCTTAAACTTCTCGACAACTCTCTCGCCGACATCAAACAAACCATTCTCCTTACAGATAGGAAGGTTAATGGCTTCAACGAAAGCATAGCAGAGCTGCGAAGACGAACTAAAGAACTGGAGGATAATGGTACCAAACTGCAGGAGGCGAACGTGCAAGGAGCCTTGACCCTTATTAACGAAGCTAAAAACAAAGCTGATCGAGCGGCTCACAAGGCAGAACACTCCAAATTGGATGTTGACTACGCTGAAAACCAATGTAGAGCCACCGATACATTTATAAATCAAACAATGGAAGCATATTTACGTCAATCGCAGGACAATGAGAATCAGCTCCAGAATATCCGACAAAAACTGCAATCGCTGAACTCCCAAATTCCACACTTGAATGATTTGGTCTGCGACGGTGCCGGAGATCCTTGCAACGACATTTGCGGAGGTGCTAGTTGCAACAGTTGCGGAAACTCAATTTCATGCGAAGAAGGTGCTAAACAGTTGGCAGAAGCGGCCATTAATCTGGCTAAGAAAACTGAAACCTCTTTGAAAGAAAAGGAAACTGATGCGAACGATCTCATCCGTAACGTTTCCCAAATAAATACGAATGAAACAAGGAGAACTGCTCAAGAAACTTACGATGCCATCAATAACATATTGCTGGAATCGAACAGTTCTTTGAACAAAGTGGCTGTGGTGATGAAGGACATGCGCGACTTTATGGGGCAGAACAACACGAAACCTGAGGACGTTAAAGAACTAGCAGAAGAAGTGTTGAAGAAAGACGTCCACAAGAGCGAAGATGAAGTGAGGGAACTTGCCAATAATATTAGGAACGCCTTGTTAAAGTTGAAGAACACCGATCATATCATTGCCGAGACCAAAAACGATCTGGACAAGGTGAATCGGTTAAAGGAGAACGCCGAATACGCCAA ATCAAATGCTATTAAATTACTGACGGATGCAGAGGCAGTAAACAAATCTTTGACTGAAACTCAGAAGGCTCAAACTGAGGCTGAAAAGGCAATTGAAAAGGCTTTTGAGGATTATGAGGCCACCTTGAAAGTTCTAAACGAC ATcggaaacaaaacaaacaaatccGAAGGGAACGCCATAAAGCGCAAACTAGACGATTTGAAGAACAACATCACAgctctacaaaaaaatataacggACAACGAAAATTCGGCAAACAGGACTATCGAAGAGTCCGTGAACACCCTTAAGAAAGCCGAGAAAACCAAGAGCGACTCTGAGCAGTTACAGAACAAATACTCATCCGCCAAAGGACGACTGAACGCCACTTTGAATAAAGTGGACAAAACGAACGAGAGGGCcaaaaatttatctaaaaaagcATTTGACATGGTGGCCAAAGTGAAGGAGAATAAGACGAAAATTCAGGAACTGGAAGAAAGCAATCAGGATGCAGATTTGCAAGGATTGGAGATGCAATTGAACGATCTCATCAAGCAAATGAACAACTACACGGCTGAGTTAGAGAGGATGGTGCATCACTATAAGACGTGTTAG
- the LanB1 gene encoding laminin subunit beta-1 isoform X1: MMSRLWTFLIYFVFSSVFLDAQYLNKRQERIRYYPVKVPLNFVQRGDQSPEPDYSPDLSTNPEVLHPFTKLHSQSGTQLSGYEPKHHPCEQSSCYPATGNLLIGRESQLYSSSTCGLHGQERYCIVSHLDEERKKCFWCDSRPSIKPNPQYNHNISNIVYRMYPGTRTKSWWQSENGKEKVFIQLDLEAEFHFTHLIITFKTFRPAAMLIERSYDFKQTWQVYRYFAHNCTESFPNVKQDHPGNLTDVVCESRYSGLAPATDGEVIYRVLPPTMPVDNPYSEQVQNLLKMTNLRINFTKLHTLGDDLLDQREEIQEKYYYAISDMVVRGSCSCYGHANRCLPLKGIDPKPDMVHGRCECTHNTKGRNCEKCEDFFNDLPWRPAIGKQSNACKRCNCNNHATSCHFDAALFESKGQVSGGVCDGCQHNTMGSNCEQCKPFYYKDPERSIQDPEVCKSCDCDPSGSLDEGICDSITDLVNNLVAGSCHCKTNVEGRRCDQCKNGFWNFTDENPDGCQSCTCNTLGTVDNQGCNVYTGECTCKRYVTGRDCFQCLPQYWGLSDKQDGCLPCDCDGGGSYDNFCDVITGQCRCRDHMTGRTCDAPKQQYFTASLDFLLYEAEASNTSGQVVIRAPYKDGRENTWTGTGLVKVYGGNYMEVYVNEIKTSMLYDLIIRYEPTSTEGIEDIEVTIIRPDGIGPNGPCVDTNVEDDKRHSSLPATQRQQTVYPSICLEANKSYVIRIDFSTSYNYPTSRPTASVLIDSIWLKPRIESIPFFHGTAGTARLDEFKRYNCGQPSMFERGANVPEVCKKYHSSIGAIVFDGGNACDCDPTGSTSKICVPQGGYCPCKENVIGRRCDQCAPETYDFGPEGCKACDCNSIGALDNVCNVTTGQCKCKANTYGRECNQCRVGFWNFPNCERCECNGHADTCDSRTGRCINCRDNIMGEHCESCIEGFYGNPVIGQDIHCRPCPCPGLAGSNHSFANSCYLEAQIKDVVCICQQGYAGTRCQICADNYFGNPDEPGGSCSPCECSDKIDLSQPGNCDPRTGKCLRCLGDTTGDHCEVCRDGFFRYTDNSPCQACLCNPLGTNFTAGACNPNGGQCQCHPNVSGTHCDECEPDHWKIASGKGCEACDCDESGSLNAQCNLFDGQCECKPGFGGRRCNECMPTFWGDPKVECLRCECNAMGAKNDQCNMNTGACNCRTGVGGYKCERCERGYIGTVPDCFTCGECFDNWDLTLQKSKNETLDIINRAGDIKKVGATGAYAKEFDDMKAHLDEIEHLLNNTNEVDVDEIEDGLKVLRKQINETENEKLKLLDNSLADIKQTILLTDRKVNGFNESIAELRRRTKELEDNGTKLQEANVQGALTLINEAKNKADRAAHKAEHSKLDVDYAENQCRATDTFINQTMEAYLRQSQDNENQLQNIRQKLQSLNSQIPHLNDLVCDGAGDPCNDICGGASCNSCGNSISCEEGAKQLAEAAINLAKKTETSLKEKETDANDLIRNVSQINTNETRRTAQETYDAINNILLESNSSLNKVAVVMKDMRDFMGQNNTKPEDVKELAEEVLKKDVHKSEDEVRELANNIRNALLKLKNTDHIIAETKNDLDKVNRLKENAEYAKSNAIKLLTDAEAVNKSLTETQKAQTEAEKAIEKAFEDYEATLKVLNDIGNKTNKSEGNAIKRKLDDLKNNITALQKNITDNENSANRTIEESVNTLKKAEKTKSDSEQLQNKYSSAKGRLNATLNKVDKTNERAKNLSKKAFDMVAKVKENKTKIQELEESNQDADLQGLEMQLNDLIKQMNNYTAELERMVHHYKTC, from the exons ATGATGTCTCGGCTCTGGACGTTCCTGATTTATTTCGTGTTTTCCT CTGTATTCTTAGATGCACAGTACCTAAACAAGAGGCAGGAACGAATTAGATATTACCCTGTCAAAG TGCCTTTAAATTTCGTGCAAAGAGGAGACCAGTCGCCAGAGCCCGACTACAGCCCAGATTTGTCCACAAACCCAGAGGTGCTGCACCCTTTCACTAAATTGCATTCCCAGAGTGGCACGCAACTAAGTG GTTATGAGCCAAAGCACCATCCATGTGAGCAAAGCTCATGTTATCCCGCCACTGGCAATTTGCTCATCGGCAGAGAAAGCCAGCTCTATTCTTCTTCAACTTGCGGGCTCCATGGGCAGGAGCGTTACTGCATCGTCTCTCATTTGGACGAGGAGAGGAAAAAGTGTTTCTGGTGCGACTCCAGACCTTCGATCAAACCGAATCCGCAATATAATCACAATATCAGTAACATTGTCTACAGGATGTATCCTGG AACACGAACGAAATCTTGGTGGCAATCAGAAAATGGCAAAGAAAAGGTTTTCATCCAGCTGGATTTAGAAGCGGAATTCCACTTCACTCATTTGATCATCACCTTCAAGACCTTCAGGCCCGCCGCCATGTTAATCGAACGTTCTTATGACTTCAAACAAACTTGGCAG GTTTATCGCTACTTCGCTCACAATTGCACCGAAAGCTTTCCGAATGTCAAACAAGACCATCCAGGAAATTTGACAGATGTGGTTTGTGAATCCAGATACTCTGGACTAGCTCCCGCGACTGATGGCGAAGTCATATATAGGGTCCTGCCACCCACTATGCCTGTTGATAATCCCTACTCTGAGCAAGTCCAGAACTTGCTGAAGATGACTAATCTGAGGATCAACTTTACGAAACTGCATACACTAGGAGACGATTTGCTGGATCAAAGAGAGGAAATTCAG gaaaaatattactacGCTATCTCTGACATGGTAGTCAGAGGGTCTTGCTCCTGCTATGGCCACGCCAACCGATGTCTACCCCTGAAAGGCATCGATCCGAAACCCGACATGGTTCATGGCCGTTGCGAATGCACGCACAACACCAAAGGCAGAAACTGCGAAAAGTGCGAAGATTTCTTTAATGATTTGCCATGGAGACCTGCCATCGGGAAGCAGTCCAATGCCTGTAAAAGATGCAACTGCAACAATCATGCCACCAGCTGCCATTTCGACGCAGCTTTATTCGAATCAAAGGGCCAAGTTAGCGGAGGGGTCTGCGATGGGTGCCAACACAATACCATGGGTTCTAATTGTGAACAATGCAAGCCCTTTTATTATAAAGATCCCGAGAGGAGTATTCAAGATCCGGAAGTGTGTAAAT CTTGTGACTGTGATCCTAGCGGTTCTTTGGATGAGGGTATCTGCGACTCCATCACAGACTTGGTGAACAACCTTGTTGCGGGAAGTTGTCATTGCAAAACGAACGTGGAAGGACGTCGCTGCGACCAGTGCAAGAACGGCTTCTGGAATTTCACGGATGAGAATCCTGACGGGTGCCAGTCATGTACCTGTAACACCTTGGGTACCGTCGACAACCAAGGGTGCAACGTTTACACCGGCGAATGCACTTGCAAACGATACGTTACTGGTAGAGATTGCTTCCAGTGTTTACCTCAATACTGGGGCTTGTCTGACAAGCAAGACGGATGTCTCCCCTGTGACTGCGATGGCGGAGGTTCGTATGACAATTTCTGCGATGTTATCACCGGTCAGTGCAGATGCAGAGATCACATGACTGGGAGAACGTGTGATGCTCCGAAGCAGCAGTATTTTACCGCGAGCTTGGACTTTTTGCTGTATGAAGCGGAAGCCAGCAATACCAGCGGACAGGTTGTCATTCGTGCACCTTACAAAGATGGCAGGGAAAATACGTGGACAGGAACGGGATTGGTTAAAGTTTACGGAGGGAACTACATGGAAGTTTACGTGAACGAAATCAAGACTTCTATGCTCTATGACTTGATAATCCGATACGAGCCGACATCAACTGAAGGTATTGAAGATATAGAAGTGACAATCATTAGACCTGATGGAATTGGCCCCAACGGCCCTTGCGTCGATACCAACGTAGAAGATGATAAGAGACACTCCAGCTTACCAGCAACTCAAAGACAACAAACAGTTTATCCTTCGATATGTCTGGAAGCTAACAAATCCTACGTCATTCGTATAGATTTCAGCACCAGCTACAATTATCCGACATCTCGGCCCACTGCCTCGGTTTTAATCGACTCCATTTGGCTGAAACCCAGAATAGAAAGCATACCGTTCTTCCATGGTACCGCAGGAACCGCTCGGCTCGATGAATTTAAACGGTACAATTGTGGCCAgccttcgatgtttgaaaggGGGGCTAATGTACCAGAAGTTTGCAAAAAATACCACAGCAGCATCGGGGCGATAGTGTTCGACGGGGGGAACGCTTGCGATTGCGACCCCACCGGATCTACAAGTAAAATTTGCGTTCCTCAAGGAGGTTACTGTCCGTGCAAGGAAAATGTTATTGGTAGAAGATGCGATCAATGCGCCCCCGAAACATACGATTTTGGTCCGGAAGGCTGTAAGGCTTGCGATTGCAACAGCATCGGAGCTTTAGATAACGTCTGTAACGTCACTACCGGTCAGTGCAAATGTAAGGCTAACACTTACGGAAGAGAGTGCAATCAGTGTAGAGTCGGCTTTTGGAA CTTCCCTAACTGTGAGAGATGCGAGTGCAACGGGCACGCAGACACCTGCGATTCTAGAACAGGACGATGCATCAACTGCAGAGATAACATCATGGGGGAGCACTGCGAATCTTGTATTGAAGGATTTTACGGTAACCCGGTGATCGGACAGGACATCCATTGCAGACCGTGTCCGTGTCCGGGACTAGCAGGATCAAATCATTCCTTTGCAAATAGTTGCTACTTAGAAGCTCAAATTAAAGATGTCGTTTGCATTTGCCAACAGGGTTATGCAG GAACGAGATGTCAAATATGCGCCGACAATTATTTTGGGAATCCCGATGAACCTGGGGGTTCCTGCAGCCCTTGCGAGTGCAGTGACAAGATTGACCTTTCGCAGCCAGGGAATTGTGACCCGCGTACTGGCAAATGCCTTAGGTGTCTGGGCGACACAACGGGGGATCATTGTGAAGTTTGTAGAGACGGATTCTTTAGATATACCGACAACTCCCCTTGTCAAG CGTGCCTATGCAATCCACTGGGAACCAACTTCACAGCTGGGGCCTGCAACCCCAATGGAGGACAATGCCAGTGCCATCCAAACGTTTCCGGAACACATTGCGATGAATGCGAACCCGATCATTGGAAGATTGCTAGTGGAAAAGGATGCGAGGCATGCGATTGCGATGAATCCGGCTCCTTGAACGCTCAGTGCAATTTG TTCGATGGCCAATGCGAGTGCAAACCTGGATTTGGAGGTAGACGATGCAATGAGTGTATGCCGACTTTCTGGGGAGATCCAAAGGTGGAGTGTTTAC gGTGCGAATGCAATGCAATGGGGGCTAAAAATGATCAGTGCAATATGAACACTGGCGCTTGCAATTGCCGGACAGGAGTTGGGGGATACAAATGCGAACGGTGCGAAAGGGGGTACATTGGCACTGTGCCTGATTGTTTCACTTGCGGAGAATGTTTCGATAATTGGGATTTAACGTTGCAGAAAAGCAAAA atgAAACTCTGGATATAATAAATCGTGCGGGCGACATTAAAAAGGTGGGAGCCACGGGTGCATACGCCAAAGAATTCGATGACATGAAAGCGCATCTGGACGAAATCGAGCATCTTTTGAACAACACCAACGAAGTAGATGTGGATGAAATAGAAGACGGGCTCAAAGTTTTGCGGAAACAAATAAACGAAACAGAGAATGAAAAGCTTAAACTTCTCGACAACTCTCTCGCCGACATCAAACAAACCATTCTCCTTACAGATAGGAAGGTTAATGGCTTCAACGAAAGCATAGCAGAGCTGCGAAGACGAACTAAAGAACTGGAGGATAATGGTACCAAACTGCAGGAGGCGAACGTGCAAGGAGCCTTGACCCTTATTAACGAAGCTAAAAACAAAGCTGATCGAGCGGCTCACAAGGCAGAACACTCCAAATTGGATGTTGACTACGCTGAAAACCAATGTAGAGCCACCGATACATTTATAAATCAAACAATGGAAGCATATTTACGTCAATCGCAGGACAATGAGAATCAGCTCCAGAATATCCGACAAAAACTGCAATCGCTGAACTCCCAAATTCCACACTTGAATGATTTGGTCTGCGACGGTGCCGGAGATCCTTGCAACGACATTTGCGGAGGTGCTAGTTGCAACAGTTGCGGAAACTCAATTTCATGCGAAGAAGGTGCTAAACAGTTGGCAGAAGCGGCCATTAATCTGGCTAAGAAAACTGAAACCTCTTTGAAAGAAAAGGAAACTGATGCGAACGATCTCATCCGTAACGTTTCCCAAATAAATACGAATGAAACAAGGAGAACTGCTCAAGAAACTTACGATGCCATCAATAACATATTGCTGGAATCGAACAGTTCTTTGAACAAAGTGGCTGTGGTGATGAAGGACATGCGCGACTTTATGGGGCAGAACAACACGAAACCTGAGGACGTTAAAGAACTAGCAGAAGAAGTGTTGAAGAAAGACGTCCACAAGAGCGAAGATGAAGTGAGGGAACTTGCCAATAATATTAGGAACGCCTTGTTAAAGTTGAAGAACACCGATCATATCATTGCCGAGACCAAAAACGATCTGGACAAGGTGAATCGGTTAAAGGAGAACGCCGAATACGCCAA ATCAAATGCTATTAAATTACTGACGGATGCAGAGGCAGTAAACAAATCTTTGACTGAAACTCAGAAGGCTCAAACTGAGGCTGAAAAGGCAATTGAAAAGGCTTTTGAGGATTATGAGGCCACCTTGAAAGTTCTAAACGAC ATcggaaacaaaacaaacaaatccGAAGGGAACGCCATAAAGCGCAAACTAGACGATTTGAAGAACAACATCACAgctctacaaaaaaatataacggACAACGAAAATTCGGCAAACAGGACTATCGAAGAGTCCGTGAACACCCTTAAGAAAGCCGAGAAAACCAAGAGCGACTCTGAGCAGTTACAGAACAAATACTCATCCGCCAAAGGACGACTGAACGCCACTTTGAATAAAGTGGACAAAACGAACGAGAGGGCcaaaaatttatctaaaaaagcATTTGACATGGTGGCCAAAGTGAAGGAGAATAAGACGAAAATTCAGGAACTGGAAGAAAGCAATCAGGATGCAGATTTGCAAGGATTGGAGATGCAATTGAACGATCTCATCAAGCAAATGAACAACTACACGGCTGAGTTAGAGAGGATGGTGCATCACTATAAGACGTGTTAG